A portion of the Calothrix sp. 336/3 genome contains these proteins:
- a CDS encoding anti-sigma factor translates to MTTDYQFEDHSHKNSHPGLSDEELMHTNELTGAMDMVKRDRFELLSAYLDGEVTATERKQVQEWLDNDESVKQLYARLLRLRQGVLHLPIPQSQATEATVQQVMGRLRRRSRMIWICGGSAIAATIISVVSGFLPNNELGTVQFAQQRLEKTEQSEPEPVVATTPLRVALNSPIIPIPKAAKSLPENSENSRQPQQHTMVKEVN, encoded by the coding sequence ATGACTACTGACTATCAGTTTGAAGATCACTCCCACAAAAACAGCCATCCGGGTTTGTCTGATGAGGAGCTAATGCATACCAATGAATTAACGGGTGCGATGGATATGGTGAAGCGCGATCGCTTCGAGTTACTTAGTGCATACCTCGATGGTGAGGTGACTGCAACTGAACGCAAACAAGTACAAGAATGGTTGGATAATGATGAATCTGTCAAGCAGTTATATGCGAGGCTGTTGAGGCTGAGGCAAGGTGTACTTCATCTGCCAATTCCTCAATCTCAAGCAACAGAAGCCACCGTTCAACAAGTCATGGGACGTTTGCGTCGTCGTTCCCGCATGATTTGGATTTGTGGTGGGAGCGCGATCGCTGCGACTATCATTAGCGTCGTATCTGGTTTCCTACCCAACAATGAGTTAGGAACAGTGCAATTTGCTCAACAACGTCTGGAAAAAACTGAACAATCAGAACCGGAACCTGTTGTCGCTACGACACCTTTGAGAGTAGCACTCAATAGTCCTATCATTCCTATCCCTAAAGCTGCCAAGTCTCTACCTGAAAATTCAGAAAATAGCAGACAGCCTCAACAGCATACCATGGTGAAGGAAGTAAACTGA
- a CDS encoding VanZ family protein, with protein sequence MNKHQTSPQKPQKLALREAYLWLFLSIVIIIIATIYPFNFYLPNDFSIISTLTHFDNSSFFKDQVNNVLLFMPFGFSVAKVFKQIRIKLVYQVLLVIITSGILSLSVEFVQIFLPSRMPTLMDIVNNTIGGAVGWICFDIWKSQSFLYGLKRIENSRLSQSLNKLILLCLAYIALSCVIAFFWQSTTNLSNWNLNYPLALGNEITGNRAWNGYISELEITDKAVSQYEVAEVFSHQKKKKNNSLIATYSFTNNPIYQDNNIPPLLPQGAASKIVDGMGIELNSQQWLKTNAAVTNLNQRIRRTSEFTIDTTIATAALNQTGGKRILSISQDSLHRNLSVLQEGNNLDLRLRTPITGENGSDIKLSVPDVFEDSSPHHIIVTYSRATVRVYIDRLNQSYAFNLLELMPREQKTFYYVQTFIFLGICLALLITLTTRRLIFYRLLLISGILLPSLILEGVLVSHCDKDISIKNLLMGIVLTLVTVLSIRIPAANLSRIHSN encoded by the coding sequence ATGAATAAACACCAAACCTCACCTCAAAAGCCTCAGAAATTAGCCTTGCGAGAAGCTTATTTATGGCTGTTTCTCAGTATTGTGATAATTATCATTGCAACCATCTATCCCTTCAACTTTTATTTACCCAATGACTTCTCTATCATCTCAACTCTGACGCACTTTGATAACAGCAGCTTTTTTAAAGACCAAGTTAATAACGTTTTGCTATTTATGCCTTTTGGTTTCAGTGTGGCTAAAGTATTCAAGCAAATTAGGATAAAACTGGTTTATCAGGTATTGTTAGTAATTATTACAAGTGGCATCTTATCATTATCAGTAGAATTTGTCCAGATTTTCTTACCATCAAGAATGCCAACCTTAATGGATATTGTAAATAATACAATTGGTGGGGCTGTAGGTTGGATATGCTTTGATATTTGGAAATCCCAGAGTTTTCTATATGGTTTAAAACGCATAGAAAATAGTCGATTGAGCCAATCCCTAAATAAATTAATCTTACTCTGTCTAGCATATATTGCTTTATCTTGTGTCATTGCATTTTTTTGGCAGAGTACAACAAATCTCAGCAATTGGAATTTGAATTATCCCTTAGCTCTGGGGAATGAAATAACGGGAAATAGAGCTTGGAATGGGTATATATCAGAGTTAGAAATTACAGATAAAGCTGTTTCGCAGTATGAAGTAGCAGAGGTATTTTCCCATCAGAAAAAAAAGAAAAATAATTCTCTAATAGCTACGTATAGCTTTACTAATAATCCAATCTATCAGGATAATAATATTCCTCCACTATTACCACAGGGAGCAGCAAGTAAAATTGTTGATGGTATGGGGATAGAGCTTAACTCCCAACAGTGGTTAAAAACAAATGCTGCGGTGACAAACCTTAATCAAAGAATACGTCGAACATCAGAATTTACGATTGATACTACCATTGCGACAGCTGCACTGAATCAAACTGGAGGAAAAAGGATTCTTTCCATTTCCCAGGATTCCCTGCATCGTAATTTATCTGTGTTACAGGAAGGAAACAATCTTGATCTGCGATTAAGAACACCAATTACTGGAGAAAACGGTTCTGATATTAAGTTGAGTGTTCCTGATGTTTTTGAAGATAGTTCTCCTCACCACATTATCGTTACTTATTCTAGGGCGACTGTGCGAGTTTATATAGATAGATTAAATCAGTCCTATGCGTTTAATTTATTAGAATTAATGCCTAGGGAACAGAAAACTTTTTATTATGTACAAACTTTTATTTTTCTAGGAATTTGTTTAGCACTGTTAATTACTTTGACAACACGGAGGTTGATATTTTATCGGTTATTACTGATTAGTGGAATATTATTACCTTCTTTGATTTTGGAAGGAGTCTTGGTGAGTCATTGTGATAAAGATATCAGCATCAAAAATTTGCTCATGGGTATAGTTCTGACTCTGGTGACAGTGCTGAGTATTAGGATACCAGCAGCAAATTTGTCTAGGATTCATAGCAATTAG